The region GCAGTGGGGGCATCGGTGGGTTGTCTGAGGAAGCGCTAAGGACTGCTTTTGGCTTCTCGATTATCTTCTCTCCAATGGTGTCCCTTATTGGATCCGATTTCTGAGCTTCCAGTTTTTCCAACAACAAGCTCTTCTCATTTTCGTTTGGATTCTTGGCCAAATGCTTTGGTAACTCGTCAACAGCCAGCGGCGCTAGGGGCGTCACCATTTGAACGACATTAAGCTCTGGGCCGGAGCTTTTCTCGTCAATGGCATTCAAATTGGCATAGGTGCCCAATATCATCAGGAGGAATCCgcttacaaaaataaattgtgcCAGTGTGCGTTCCATCGACTCCTTTTTGATGATTTTGCGGAAACTAGAAGCGGGAAACATAATGCATATGGCCACGCCAATGGTGGAGCCGACCAAGCCAATGATCAGCTCAACGGACGGTATAACCAGCGCCACGCAGAGCGAGAAAACAACGATAAAGATCGTAATGAGGCGGAATCGTTGTTCCGGTATGTAACTGCTGCTCTCCGTATGACCCTGCAAGCACAATGATGATAAATGATTGGTCTGCTTTAGCAAATATAGCCTTACTTTTCGATAGAGCAACGAGTAGATGCTGGCCCTGCACGGAAATATGACCAAGGGAAAGCTGAAAGCAATAGACAGCACAAAGCCAATTTTGATAATGTCGCTGCCAAAGGAGGGTGACAAGTTTACCAAGATGTTACCTGCATATAGAACGAGAATAAGTCGAGATATTTACTCAAAAGTCGTTATGTCTTACCCGAAAAAGTGTGAGTGCAGAAGGCCACATAGCCAAAGAAGCCGACAGCAATGTAAACAAGCGTACAGATCCAAGTGGCGTTGCGGACGACGCCGTTTAGCTTATCAAGACTCTGGTTATTGATACTCTCGAAGACCTCAAAAAGCTGCCTTCAGgttgaacaaatatttaacGATATTCATACACAAATATTGAACAATAAACGTACATTTGGCAGGATAGCGCCATGCTGAATATAGGCAGGCATTGTAGAACGCCAGCCGGCTCCCAGTAGACAACTTTCTTAGTCCAGTCATTCGCCGATATGTGGCTCTCCGCTTCGAGCACGATCTTCAGCATAAGGCAGACGTAGAAGCCAATGGAAGCGGTGCACACGGCCGACAAGCTATCCACGTTCCGCAGCATGCCCAGTGGGACAATGCAGACCACGGTCACCACTATCATGACCAGAGATCGCAGGTGCATGTGGTCCGCCACATTCAGAGTGAACAGCTTGGCAATTATCTGTGGGCCGAGATCACCGACCACAACGAAATATGTGATGCACGTCCCAATTAGATACCCGATGATACACAGCTCGACCAGCAATTTGCCGGAAGCGCCAAAAGCGTGAAGGCCGAGCAGCTCGAAACTCTTGCGACGTGTCAGAAGTGATGTTTTTATCAAATAGTGGCAGCACACACGGGTTATGACGTTACTCAGCACCAGGAGAATGATGGAGAGCACGATGCCGCACTTCTGGAAACAGAAAGGCATCGCTAAGATCCCAACACCAATGATGCTGTTGGCCAGCGTCATGACGTGAGCCGAGTGTGATAACATTTTATGGAGCTGAGCCGTTAACTTTAGCCGGAGGCGCGTCACTTTCCCCTTGATGATGAGGCAACCGAGCCAAGCTGAGATGTTGGCCTATTTCTAGAACTGGTTTTGCTGGCGGCTTGACTTCGCAGCTCTGACTGCGTATGCAAAAAAAGAGCAATCGTCAGATAGTTAGATACACCCACACATCGCGTGGATGTATGAAGGTGGGTTGTATTGATAAGCACCTACTTGTGGCAATCAGATAACAGTGCTGGCGTCGTACCAAGTAATAGATATAAGTTAATTAATTGCACTTGTGTAAGCAAAACTATAAGCAAAATAATCCCGCGGAGAGGtcgcgacggcggcggcgacgatGGTAGAGGCGGAGGTGCTTACATTGAGCAAGTGCGTGTTGTTCACCAAACATTGGTTATTAATACACAGATGGTCATAGCAGCGAAAGGCTAGTCGCGGTTTTGAGCATTTTTACGGCCGCTTCACAGttttaaaacatatttttggtAACGTcatcattgtttttgtttatagtGATGAGCGATTTTTACCATAGTTAGTTTAGTAACAGAACGATATGTACTTAAAAGCGCACAGCGCTTAACAGCACAGCTAGTGGAATGCCGGTGGCAGCACTGCTTTACATGTATATACAGGTATTGAAGTTCTAACTAGCTAGTAATATCAAATCGAATATCAGAACTGAGGAATAGCTTCAAATCCATGACGGAGAAAGATTAGaccttaaaataaataaataaaataaagcacATATTAGTTCTTCTTATCGCACAAAAACACCGATATTTTTTCTGTAACCAACACTGTGTATCGATGAAACTAGcgaatataataaatataatataatataataaaactGTGTAAATATACCTCCACATTCAGCATAAAAGTTCCGTTGATTATTTATCCCAAAAGAATATCCATATTCTAGTAAACTCTTCgccagccaaaaaaaatatcccccaatatataataaacaacaaatatatcgatatattcaTGCAATATATATTTCTCATCCCTAGTTCCCTCTTTCCGTTCACGTCACTTTCAACGTCAAGATGGCCGATGTAATATTTTGCAGAAAAATCCAAATAAATATTAGGCATCCGTGGACGAATTGACTTAAATTGTGTGCTATACGTTCACTGCAATATTTCGCGAACGGGTGCTAATATTATTTTGGCGTTTTTCGGCTTAGTTTTGCCACAAAACGGAACCGAACTAACTGTTGTGTTTATTCTCTCGTTCATTCTACCAAACAGCAAGTCGATGACACTCTTAAGAAGAAGCGTACCTTCAAGAAGTTCACCTACCGCGGTGTGGACTTGGACCAACTGTTGGACATGCCCAAGTGAGTATTCCTCTGCAAATGGAAGTGCGGCTACTAAAgttcattttcgtttcgtgtgCAGCAACCAGCTGGTGGAGCTGATGCACAGCCGTGCCCGCAGGCGTTTCTCCCGCGGTCTGAAGCGCAAGCCAATGGCTCTGATCAAGAAGCTGCGCAAGGCCAAGAAGGAGGCGCCCCCAAATGAGAAGCCCGAGATCGTCAAGACCCACTTGAGGAACATGATCATTGTCCCCGAGATGACCGGCTCTATCATTGGCGTGTACAACGGCAAGGACTTCGGCCAGGTAAGCCGGTGTCAACTGACTAGGTGTTACCAGATTGACTAATATGGTATTGTATTTTATGTTCACAGGTTGAGGTTAAGCCTGAGATGATCGGCCACTATTTGGGCGAATTCGCGCTGACCTACAAGCCCGTCAAGCACGGTAGACCCGGTATTGGTGCCACCCACAGCTCCCGTTTTATTCCTCTCAAGTAAGCACTGCCAGTGCAGGTTTGGCTGCTTTCTTTTGGATTTTCATGCGAAATAAAGGAAACGTACTTCTATAAGAACTCTGTTGCGTTTCTATGCAGCCGGACCGGTGAATCCAGAAAGTAAACGAGAACAAGAAACGTTAAGAAATGTACATTATCTATTTATTGGAACTTGTTAATCAGTTGCTATATGCATGCACAGAGTGATATACCGCCACACTAGGCTGGATCACAGCTATCTGCGCAGCCGCCGGgcgatgttgttgctgctgctgctggtgaccGCAGCGCGGTCGTACGCCGTGTCTTTCATGTGGGAATCGTCCAGTTGCTGATGCTGAGGATTCCTAGGGCTCCTGCTCATCTCACTAACGTCGGCCGATCCGTAGGCACTGTCTTTAACTTGAGAAGCATATGGAACATTAGATAACATTGGATGGAAACTGCACAGCTCTGAAAGTTTGGCAAGGATGATTGGAGGCGATTAGTAAGGCCAGCGGGAGTCATCGCCTAAAGAAGGAACTGTCATTGGGGGCATAGGCGGTTGTCTGGAAATGCTGGGTCAGCTGCTGCAGGCTACTGCTCTGGTTATTGCTGCCGAAAGCGGGGTA is a window of Drosophila pseudoobscura strain MV-25-SWS-2005 chromosome 3, UCI_Dpse_MV25, whole genome shotgun sequence DNA encoding:
- the LOC4803779 gene encoding putative sodium-coupled neutral amino acid transporter 10, whose product is MLSHSAHVMTLANSIIGVGILAMPFCFQKCGIVLSIILLVLSNVITRVCCHYLIKTSLLTRRKSFELLGLHAFGASGKLLVELCIIGYLIGTCITYFVVVGDLGPQIIAKLFTLNVADHMHLRSLVMIVVTVVCIVPLGMLRNVDSLSAVCTASIGFYVCLMLKIVLEAESHISANDWTKKVVYWEPAGVLQCLPIFSMALSCQMQLFEVFESINNQSLDKLNGVVRNATWICTLVYIAVGFFGYVAFCTHTFSGNILVNLSPSFGSDIIKIGFVLSIAFSFPLVIFPCRASIYSLLYRKGHTESSSYIPEQRFRLITIFIVVFSLCVALVIPSVELIIGLVGSTIGVAICIMFPASSFRKIIKKESMERTLAQFIFVSGFLLMILGTYANLNAIDEKSSGPELNVVQMVTPLAPLAVDELPKHLAKNPNENEKSLLLEKLEAQKSDPIRDTIGEKIIEKPKAVLSASSDNPPMPPLPIDEAHVVHENEEVLTDSKKFPEEEVLSPPDPKPDISIPKNLTAVKLKENPSIVVERHPALATNKEPTKLSASNTIDGAAIKKEEDVAAEEQKESKANADELLKTQNELKETKKLLEQTVDELNEELAKQKPLGQQSPDMEKVPDDDKTIRESKKDEIITREPKPKASLIEILTENTHLRDEKEAHAGVFEPLSYKTGELLKNTSVDTAALIKRLPIPLAALLLNATQPKTTNTSANDSVLHKPNIDDNVEAIRRELLNLRSPSEPTDQPLARIKREVADNENCLRQPKLNELNSNLAAAGLHLQLESIGRDLKSIKDEDEETTTTPVNEFYELSPNRTQTPHHT
- the RpS15 gene encoding 40S ribosomal protein S15 gives rise to the protein MADQVDDTLKKKRTFKKFTYRGVDLDQLLDMPNNQLVELMHSRARRRFSRGLKRKPMALIKKLRKAKKEAPPNEKPEIVKTHLRNMIIVPEMTGSIIGVYNGKDFGQVEVKPEMIGHYLGEFALTYKPVKHGRPGIGATHSSRFIPLK